Proteins encoded in a region of the Stieleria neptunia genome:
- a CDS encoding DUF4347 domain-containing protein, whose amino-acid sequence MPWSISNWLHRASHSDRSSQRAGKCLLDAAVLEKRLLFSATPIAPPVVDEVEVDSGQAEPLVVEVNPSTSASTSGGSESNDGQRTSRLELVFVDAGVGDHQQLIDDLRASNDFANLEIYLLDGSRDGVDQISEILSGYENVDALHLLSHGNDAKLRLGNATLDGGNLAGYAGDFAHWQASLSGEADLLLYGCELAETDSGVAMLEALAALTGADVAASTDDTGHASLGGDWDLEFRAGNIESSVLLSDFAESSWMGLLTTPEISPTSELLVNSTTTGVQTLYNSHQAVAVDGLGNTIVAWVDAAYDGSGTVVMAQRFDPSGTKLGVEFQVNVNTPGDQTLPVVAADGTGRFAIAFVSSDADGTGIYVRRFDASGTAIDSADILVNAGQESGNQTNASIASNRSNQIVISWESDGASEGIYARNFDFTSTPVGDQLATTLLTVDTVATATDAAIDINDGGRFVVVWKDGADLYGRKYEYGSGTAVASKLDLNVAGSNGSQVAVAVMPSDNYVIAYRENKAGDEGIWQRLIQDDDVMSTPDDVSWTTQSVEPSISMDEAGNYIISYTAADQNGVGVFYRTYNSSNVSISGELQASVTGGQTQENASVAMHDLNNFVVAWSGKGDQVGHEDGSGIFLRQYGTTGANTPPVADLTAGAPYTINEGDSLSLDGSNSSDADGDTLSYAWDLDNDGVFGETNEPLTATAVVNWATLAGFGIDDNGTHTIGLRVDDGRGGIVTQTTTVTVQNTAPVLSATGNASVLQNATYTLNLAATDPGDDTLTQWRVDWGDGTNIVYAGSTTSVTHTFTVAGLTHNILVSATDEDGTWMSGDLFLTTNNSNPVYRYDASTGAYETVIGSSPALQGGGGVEIGPDGLLYVVGKFSDNVRRYDPDSGAFVSEFVASGSGGLNHPTGLAFGPDGNLYVASRSTDQVLRYDGTTGAFIDVFVTAGLGGMDRPSDLMFGPDGNLYVASDFSDNILRYNGTTGAFMDAFVTAGAGGLNGPRGFDFGPDGHLYIGSANSNAVLKYDGASGASLGTFVTSGLGGLDGPGGIRWGADGNLYVVSSDQAELIRYDSAGIYIDTIVSSSDGLTLTDKLTFTPAHQVTVVTSNVAPLATNMSQTIGYTEDDSTVAIDDIVVSDPDGGETITATLTLNLPATGTLTTGTFGSSTSTYVTGTGVWQVSGTVTDVNAALAAVAFTPATDNDVNSQITVHIEDAVAAGPADGLIQLNVTAQNDAPDIDLDADDSSGAVGSGYNAAFIEGAGAVRIADLADAVIDDVDNANLMSLTVTITNLQDGADEVLTFDTTGTSILGSYAAGVLSLTNSDSVANYQQVLRTIRYENLSQTPNTTTRVLSISVGDGTANTGIVSNLTVTATNDAPALDLDANDSSGQGGADFGATFVEGGGAVLIADAADAVLTDVDSTNLTSLVVTITNVLDGVAESLTADTTGTSIGASFSGGVLSLSGSDSVANYQQVLRTIRYNNVSAAPNPSTRVIQFVANDGSANSNTGTAIVGVSATNTAPVLDLDGNDSSGATGADFNVTFIEGGGAVLIADSLDADLSDLDSGNLSSLTVTITNLLGGVAESLSADTSGTSISATYLTGTLTLTGVDSVANYQQVLRTVRYHNASLVPNTTTRVIQFVANDGAANSNIATASVSITATNNAPTLDLDANDSSGTSGTGFQASFVEGGGAVRISDFSDANLNDADSASLTSLTATLTNPSDGSSESLSADTSGTSITASYAGGTLTLSGTDSVANYQQVLRSIRYLNTSVAPNTTARVIDIVANDGISASNVATATISVTSINSAPTINVPGTQTPSEDTPWSINGISISDPDIGAGMMQFSMNVARGTLALDTTVASGVTASDIVGNGSSSVTVTATLAQLNTTLAAANGLTYLGNPNVNGVDTLSLNASDLIVSTTETVNINILSVNDAPVAVKDQFTMNPDSKLTVGAGGLLANDFDVDGNAISVVPVSGPSSGTLTLGADGSFQFTPVASFSGFVTFSYAVTDGAATSAPATVVIKVLLPINPADLASANAEPEPEKVPEEPRAEEESDEETEPVEETYTQVTTSGSNPDAPLVVMGRGVVQTNTDEIFVISVMPQRPAELTESAQRNDESRGSDATQNGNSGRMRRSDPIRSNGSALGIERFDSQLLWSDMEDMQDEINDGYNTPYVFAGSFAGVSSALSVGYVVWTVRGGLLATSLLAHLPAWSFVDPLLVLDGLDDEDETDDDSLAEMLDKSESERNNAESAESEVEASASRSATV is encoded by the coding sequence ATGCCCTGGTCGATTTCAAATTGGCTCCATCGCGCCTCGCATTCCGATCGCTCATCGCAACGGGCAGGGAAATGCCTACTCGATGCAGCGGTTCTTGAGAAACGGCTGCTGTTTAGTGCCACTCCGATCGCGCCCCCGGTTGTCGACGAGGTGGAGGTGGACTCAGGGCAGGCGGAACCGTTGGTGGTCGAAGTCAATCCCTCGACTTCGGCCTCCACATCCGGCGGATCAGAATCAAATGACGGACAACGGACATCTCGATTGGAGTTGGTCTTCGTTGACGCGGGGGTCGGGGATCACCAACAGCTGATCGATGACCTTCGCGCGAGCAATGATTTTGCAAATCTGGAAATCTACTTACTCGACGGATCCCGCGACGGCGTCGATCAGATCAGCGAGATTTTGAGCGGCTACGAGAACGTGGACGCCCTGCATCTGTTGTCACACGGGAACGACGCCAAGCTGCGCCTGGGCAACGCGACGCTGGACGGCGGAAATCTGGCCGGGTACGCCGGCGACTTTGCCCATTGGCAGGCGTCGCTGAGCGGCGAAGCGGATTTGCTGTTGTACGGATGCGAGCTGGCAGAAACGGACTCGGGCGTGGCGATGCTGGAAGCTCTCGCCGCATTAACCGGTGCGGATGTGGCAGCGTCCACCGACGACACCGGACATGCATCGCTGGGCGGAGACTGGGATCTGGAATTTCGTGCAGGCAACATCGAATCGAGTGTGTTGCTGAGTGACTTTGCTGAATCCAGTTGGATGGGATTATTGACGACGCCGGAGATTTCACCAACCAGCGAACTGCTCGTTAACTCAACAACGACGGGCGTTCAAACGCTTTACAACTCCCATCAAGCCGTTGCAGTCGATGGTCTGGGCAATACGATCGTCGCCTGGGTCGATGCCGCCTATGACGGAAGCGGTACGGTGGTGATGGCCCAGCGATTCGACCCCTCGGGTACAAAACTGGGCGTCGAGTTTCAAGTCAACGTCAATACCCCCGGTGATCAGACACTTCCGGTTGTCGCGGCCGATGGCACCGGACGTTTTGCCATCGCCTTCGTTTCCTCCGACGCGGATGGAACGGGCATTTATGTCCGGCGGTTTGATGCATCCGGAACGGCGATCGACAGCGCGGACATCTTGGTCAACGCGGGACAGGAATCGGGGAATCAAACCAACGCCTCGATTGCGAGCAACCGTTCGAACCAGATTGTGATCTCATGGGAAAGTGACGGAGCATCAGAAGGCATCTACGCCCGGAACTTTGATTTCACATCCACACCGGTCGGCGATCAACTGGCAACGACCTTACTGACCGTTGATACGGTTGCCACCGCGACGGACGCCGCAATCGACATCAATGATGGTGGCCGATTTGTGGTTGTTTGGAAGGACGGCGCCGACCTTTACGGTCGCAAGTATGAATATGGTTCGGGGACTGCGGTGGCGAGCAAACTGGATCTGAATGTTGCCGGCTCGAACGGGAGCCAGGTTGCGGTCGCTGTGATGCCCAGTGACAACTACGTCATCGCGTATCGCGAAAACAAGGCGGGGGACGAAGGGATTTGGCAGCGTCTGATTCAAGACGACGACGTCATGTCCACCCCCGATGATGTGAGTTGGACGACTCAAAGTGTAGAGCCCTCGATCAGTATGGATGAGGCCGGGAATTACATCATTAGCTACACGGCGGCGGACCAGAATGGCGTGGGGGTTTTTTACAGAACCTACAATTCTTCCAATGTCTCGATCTCTGGCGAGCTGCAGGCCAGTGTGACGGGAGGCCAGACGCAGGAAAACGCATCGGTGGCGATGCACGACCTTAACAATTTCGTGGTTGCGTGGAGTGGCAAAGGTGACCAAGTCGGGCACGAAGACGGCTCCGGCATTTTTCTTCGCCAATACGGGACGACCGGAGCCAACACGCCTCCCGTGGCTGACTTGACCGCCGGTGCACCGTACACGATCAACGAAGGCGACTCGCTTTCACTGGATGGTTCCAACTCCTCGGACGCTGACGGCGACACGTTGTCCTACGCTTGGGATTTGGACAACGACGGAGTCTTTGGCGAAACCAACGAGCCCTTGACCGCGACTGCGGTGGTCAATTGGGCAACGCTCGCCGGATTCGGAATCGACGACAATGGTACACACACGATCGGTCTACGTGTCGATGACGGCCGCGGCGGAATCGTGACCCAGACCACAACCGTCACCGTGCAAAACACCGCGCCGGTCTTGTCGGCGACGGGCAATGCGAGTGTCCTTCAAAACGCCACGTACACGTTGAATCTGGCGGCGACGGATCCCGGCGATGACACGCTGACTCAATGGCGCGTCGATTGGGGTGATGGTACGAATATTGTGTATGCAGGTTCGACGACCAGCGTGACGCACACCTTCACCGTTGCCGGGCTGACGCACAATATTCTGGTCTCGGCGACCGACGAGGATGGGACTTGGATGTCCGGCGATCTGTTTCTGACGACCAACAATTCGAACCCGGTCTATCGCTACGATGCTTCGACCGGCGCATACGAAACCGTGATCGGCAGTTCGCCGGCGCTTCAGGGCGGCGGCGGGGTTGAGATCGGTCCCGACGGGCTTCTCTACGTGGTCGGGAAATTCTCCGACAACGTCCGACGCTATGATCCCGACTCGGGGGCGTTTGTCAGTGAATTCGTCGCCTCGGGCAGCGGCGGGCTCAACCATCCCACGGGACTAGCCTTTGGTCCCGACGGCAATCTCTATGTCGCCAGCCGATCGACCGACCAGGTCCTTCGCTACGACGGTACGACAGGCGCGTTCATCGATGTGTTTGTCACTGCGGGGCTGGGAGGCATGGATCGGCCGAGCGATTTGATGTTCGGTCCGGACGGAAATCTGTATGTGGCAAGTGACTTTTCCGATAACATTCTTCGCTACAACGGAACGACTGGCGCGTTCATGGACGCGTTTGTGACCGCCGGCGCCGGAGGGCTTAATGGCCCGCGGGGATTCGATTTCGGCCCCGACGGACATCTGTATATCGGCTCGGCCAATAGCAACGCGGTGCTGAAGTATGACGGGGCGAGCGGCGCGTCCTTGGGAACCTTTGTCACCAGCGGACTGGGAGGTCTTGACGGTCCCGGCGGAATCCGTTGGGGGGCCGATGGCAATCTGTATGTCGTCAGCAGTGACCAAGCGGAACTGATTCGATACGACAGCGCGGGAATCTACATCGATACAATTGTTTCCAGCAGCGACGGACTGACGCTGACCGACAAACTGACGTTCACGCCGGCGCACCAAGTCACCGTTGTGACCAGCAATGTCGCTCCGCTGGCGACAAACATGAGCCAGACGATCGGCTACACCGAAGACGATTCGACCGTCGCGATTGATGACATTGTGGTGTCCGATCCCGACGGCGGGGAAACGATCACGGCCACCTTGACGTTGAACTTGCCCGCCACGGGGACGCTGACGACGGGGACATTCGGATCATCGACCAGCACCTACGTCACGGGAACGGGCGTCTGGCAGGTCAGCGGAACGGTCACCGACGTCAACGCCGCCCTGGCAGCCGTGGCCTTCACCCCGGCCACCGACAACGACGTCAACTCGCAGATCACCGTTCACATCGAAGACGCCGTCGCAGCCGGGCCCGCCGACGGACTGATTCAGCTGAACGTCACGGCCCAAAACGATGCCCCCGACATCGATTTGGATGCCGACGACTCGAGCGGGGCCGTCGGGTCGGGCTACAACGCCGCGTTCATCGAAGGGGCTGGGGCGGTGCGGATCGCCGACCTGGCTGACGCCGTCATCGATGATGTCGACAACGCCAATCTGATGTCGTTAACCGTCACCATCACCAACCTCCAAGACGGTGCCGATGAAGTGCTGACGTTTGACACCACCGGAACCAGCATCCTCGGCAGTTACGCCGCCGGCGTGCTGTCGCTGACCAACTCCGACTCGGTCGCCAACTACCAACAAGTCTTGCGAACGATTCGCTACGAAAATCTGTCCCAAACTCCCAATACGACGACTCGCGTGCTAAGTATTTCCGTCGGCGACGGAACGGCGAATACCGGAATCGTCTCCAATCTCACCGTCACGGCGACCAATGACGCCCCTGCGTTGGACTTGGACGCAAATGATTCCAGCGGCCAAGGCGGTGCGGACTTTGGGGCAACCTTCGTCGAAGGTGGCGGAGCGGTCCTGATCGCCGATGCGGCCGACGCTGTCCTGACGGACGTCGACTCCACCAATCTGACCTCGCTCGTCGTCACGATCACCAACGTGCTTGACGGGGTTGCAGAATCCTTGACCGCCGACACGACGGGAACCAGCATCGGGGCCAGTTTCTCCGGGGGCGTCCTGTCGCTTTCAGGTTCCGACAGCGTTGCCAATTACCAACAAGTTCTTCGGACCATTCGGTACAACAACGTATCCGCAGCGCCCAACCCGTCCACGCGTGTCATTCAGTTCGTCGCCAACGATGGATCCGCCAATAGCAATACAGGGACCGCAATCGTAGGCGTCAGTGCAACCAACACGGCCCCTGTTCTGGACCTGGATGGCAACGATTCCAGCGGTGCGACCGGCGCCGACTTTAACGTGACATTCATCGAAGGCGGCGGCGCCGTGCTGATCGCTGACTCCCTGGATGCAGACCTGAGCGACTTGGACAGCGGCAACCTCTCGTCATTGACCGTCACCATCACCAATTTGCTCGGCGGCGTCGCCGAATCGCTGAGTGCCGACACGAGCGGGACCTCGATCTCAGCGACCTATCTGACCGGAACGCTGACGCTGACGGGAGTCGATTCGGTTGCGAACTATCAACAGGTGTTGCGGACGGTGCGGTATCACAACGCCTCGTTGGTTCCCAACACGACGACGCGGGTGATTCAATTCGTCGCCAATGACGGCGCGGCCAACAGTAACATCGCGACGGCCAGCGTGTCGATCACCGCGACCAACAACGCCCCCACCCTGGATCTGGATGCCAACGATTCGAGCGGCACAAGCGGCACAGGATTCCAGGCATCCTTCGTCGAAGGTGGCGGCGCCGTGCGAATCAGTGATTTCTCAGACGCCAACCTCAATGACGCCGACTCGGCGAGTTTGACTTCATTGACGGCGACCCTGACCAACCCGTCGGACGGGAGCAGTGAATCCTTGTCCGCCGACACTTCAGGAACCAGTATCACCGCCTCCTACGCTGGTGGAACTCTGACGCTGTCGGGAACCGATTCGGTCGCCAATTATCAGCAAGTGTTACGATCGATTCGCTACCTCAACACATCGGTCGCACCCAACACGACGGCACGCGTGATCGACATCGTCGCCAACGATGGGATTTCCGCCAGCAACGTGGCGACCGCGACGATCAGCGTCACCTCGATCAACTCTGCCCCAACGATCAACGTGCCGGGAACGCAGACGCCCTCAGAAGACACGCCCTGGTCGATCAATGGGATCAGCATTAGCGATCCCGACATCGGTGCGGGGATGATGCAATTCTCGATGAATGTCGCTCGTGGAACCTTGGCGTTGGACACTACCGTCGCCAGTGGTGTCACCGCGTCGGATATTGTCGGCAACGGCAGTTCGTCGGTAACCGTCACCGCGACACTCGCCCAGTTGAACACAACGCTGGCCGCAGCCAATGGGCTGACGTATCTGGGCAACCCGAATGTTAACGGCGTCGACACGCTTTCACTCAACGCGAGCGATTTGATCGTTTCGACCACCGAGACGGTCAACATCAACATCCTGAGCGTCAACGACGCGCCGGTTGCGGTGAAAGATCAATTCACGATGAATCCGGACAGCAAGTTGACCGTCGGGGCTGGCGGATTGTTGGCGAACGATTTTGACGTCGACGGAAACGCGATCAGCGTCGTTCCCGTCAGCGGGCCTTCGTCAGGAACGTTAACATTGGGGGCTGACGGATCCTTTCAATTCACTCCGGTCGCCTCATTCTCCGGATTCGTCACCTTTTCGTATGCCGTCACCGATGGGGCCGCGACGAGCGCACCCGCGACGGTGGTGATCAAGGTTCTGTTGCCGATCAATCCGGCCGACCTTGCCAGTGCGAACGCTGAACCGGAGCCCGAGAAAGTCCCCGAAGAACCGCGGGCCGAAGAAGAAAGCGACGAGGAAACAGAGCCGGTGGAAGAAACGTACACTCAAGTGACCACAAGTGGTTCAAACCCGGACGCGCCGTTGGTCGTCATGGGGCGAGGCGTGGTGCAAACCAACACCGACGAGATTTTTGTCATCAGTGTGATGCCGCAGCGGCCGGCAGAGCTGACCGAATCCGCGCAGCGGAACGACGAAAGCCGTGGTTCGGACGCGACGCAAAATGGTAACTCAGGTCGAATGCGTCGATCGGACCCGATACGATCGAACGGCTCGGCGCTTGGGATTGAGCGATTCGATAGCCAACTGCTGTGGAGCGACATGGAAGACATGCAAGACGAAATCAATGACGGCTATAACACGCCCTACGTCTTTGCCGGCTCCTTCGCGGGCGTCTCAAGTGCTCTTTCAGTGGGTTACGTCGTGTGGACGGTCCGCGGTGGTCTGTTGGCCACCAGCCTATTGGCGCACCTGCCGGCTTGGAGCTTCGTCGATCCGCTGCTGGTACTCGACGGGCTAGATGACGAGGACGAGACCGACGACGACTCGCTCGCCGAGATGCTCGACAAAAGTGAAAGCGAACGGAATAACGCCGAGTCGGCAGAGTCAGAGGTGGAAGCTTCGGCTAGCAGATCAGCGACGGTCTGA
- a CDS encoding RNA polymerase sigma factor: MKASEVESIYRTESRKVFATLVRLLRDFDAAEEAMHDAFAAAMQQWPEQGVPDNPTAWLISTGRFKAVDVIRRRQRLSDLQPEVARRLAEIESANDSLAKHEIQDDQLRLIFTCCHPAIAPKVQVPLTLREVCGMTTEEIAHAFLVPSPTMAQRIVRGKAKIRDAGIPYVVPSLSDISQRLDSVLSVIYLVFNEGYSASRGESLTRADLSDEAIRLARLLLDLLPDPEVMGLLALMLLHESRRAARQSAQGDIIVLEDQDRRLWDQGLINEGIRLVERSLRSKRFGAYTIQAAISAVHSEAETPAATDWAQIVALYDVLMRADPSPVVELNRAVAIAMRDDIPTGLAIIDDILDRGELQHYYLAHSARGEFLRRLGKHQDARFAFEQALALTTQESERRFLRAKLDTIGGATSGQ, encoded by the coding sequence ATGAAGGCATCTGAAGTTGAATCGATTTACCGAACGGAGTCGCGAAAGGTCTTTGCGACGCTGGTTCGGCTGCTGCGAGATTTCGACGCGGCCGAAGAAGCGATGCATGATGCCTTTGCCGCGGCGATGCAACAGTGGCCCGAGCAAGGCGTCCCCGACAACCCGACCGCATGGCTGATTTCCACGGGACGATTCAAGGCGGTCGATGTGATTCGTCGCCGTCAGCGGCTCAGTGATCTGCAACCGGAAGTCGCACGCCGTCTGGCCGAAATCGAATCGGCAAACGATTCACTGGCGAAACACGAGATCCAAGACGACCAACTGCGATTGATCTTCACCTGCTGCCACCCCGCAATTGCCCCCAAAGTGCAGGTGCCCCTGACGCTGCGGGAAGTGTGCGGCATGACGACCGAAGAAATCGCCCACGCGTTCCTGGTGCCATCGCCGACGATGGCTCAGCGAATCGTTCGCGGCAAGGCGAAAATTCGCGATGCCGGAATCCCGTATGTCGTTCCCTCGCTGTCGGACATTTCCCAACGATTGGATTCCGTTCTGTCGGTGATCTACCTGGTGTTCAACGAAGGCTATTCCGCATCCCGCGGTGAAAGCTTGACCCGGGCCGACCTGTCCGACGAAGCGATTCGCCTGGCGCGTTTGCTGTTGGATTTGCTGCCCGATCCGGAAGTGATGGGATTACTGGCGCTGATGCTGCTTCACGAATCGCGTCGTGCCGCGCGGCAGAGCGCCCAGGGCGACATCATCGTGCTCGAAGATCAGGATCGTCGTCTTTGGGATCAAGGGCTGATCAACGAGGGCATTCGTCTGGTCGAACGATCCTTGCGATCGAAGCGTTTCGGTGCATACACGATTCAAGCCGCGATCTCGGCCGTCCACTCCGAAGCCGAGACCCCCGCCGCCACCGACTGGGCCCAGATCGTCGCCTTGTACGACGTCCTGATGCGAGCCGATCCCTCGCCCGTGGTGGAACTCAATCGCGCCGTGGCGATCGCGATGCGCGACGACATCCCTACCGGACTTGCGATCATCGATGACATCCTGGATCGCGGAGAGCTGCAACACTACTACCTGGCCCATTCGGCCCGCGGTGAGTTTTTGCGCCGACTCGGCAAACACCAGGACGCAAGATTCGCCTTTGAGCAAGCTCTTGCACTGACGACGCAAGAATCCGAAAGACGATTTCTGCGCGCAAAGTTGGACACGATCGGTGGAGCTACGAGCGGTCAATGA
- a CDS encoding VOC family protein — MSRNPVGWFEIYVEDIQRAKTFYEAVLNVELTRLDTPTPELQMLAFPADLKAAGAAGAIVKAEGCTPSGNGTLVYFSCQDCADEASRVEAAGGKIHKPKFSIGPYGFIVLAVDTEGNVIGLHSLT, encoded by the coding sequence ATGAGTCGAAATCCTGTCGGCTGGTTCGAAATCTATGTCGAAGACATTCAACGAGCGAAAACTTTTTATGAAGCGGTGTTAAACGTTGAATTGACACGCCTCGACACGCCCACCCCTGAACTTCAGATGCTTGCGTTCCCCGCCGATCTGAAAGCCGCCGGCGCCGCAGGTGCGATCGTGAAAGCGGAAGGATGCACCCCAAGTGGAAACGGCACCCTCGTCTACTTTTCCTGTCAAGACTGTGCCGACGAAGCCTCTCGGGTCGAAGCGGCAGGCGGTAAAATCCACAAACCCAAATTCTCCATCGGCCCTTACGGTTTCATCGTCTTGGCGGTCGACACCGAAGGCAACGTGATCGGGCTCCATTCACTCACCTAG
- a CDS encoding YciI family protein, translating to MKYMLLIYGDENCWTDDERRECMLESMTIADELQQQGKLISADPLHSVTTATSLRIRNGQKQITDGPFAETTEQLGGYYLIDVDDLDEAIGIAARLPPAKLGTVEIRPLFPKPDATADATATNNRSNETTPQS from the coding sequence ATGAAATACATGCTGCTGATCTATGGCGACGAGAACTGCTGGACCGACGACGAACGTCGCGAGTGCATGTTAGAATCGATGACGATCGCCGACGAACTTCAGCAGCAGGGCAAGCTGATCTCAGCCGACCCGCTGCATTCGGTGACGACCGCAACCAGCCTACGCATCCGCAACGGGCAAAAACAGATCACCGATGGCCCGTTCGCCGAAACGACCGAACAACTCGGGGGCTATTACCTGATCGACGTCGACGATCTCGATGAAGCGATTGGGATCGCCGCTCGGCTGCCGCCGGCAAAACTCGGAACGGTTGAGATCCGACCGCTGTTCCCCAAACCCGATGCCACCGCGGACGCCACCGCAACAAACAATCGGTCCAACGAAACCACTCCCCAATCCTAA
- a CDS encoding YciI family protein codes for MKVMVIVKATPSSEAGELPSEELLAAMGQFNEELVKAGIMKAGEGLRPSSDAKRVHFHGADRTVTDGPFAETKELIAGFWLWEVASMEEAVEWVKRCPNPMSEESDIDIRPLYEMQDFAENDPQGEMSDHEDKLRHQIATRDGIVQPYLFFGGRCEEALEFYKHAIGATVSMMMRFSESPDPVPDKMIPGGDTDKIMHASFEVGKTMMMASDGCGEHSSFESFRLALSVPTTSDADLVFNALADGGTVDMPLMKTFWSPRYGMVTDKFGVGWMVMVPGEPQTPDV; via the coding sequence ATGAAAGTGATGGTCATTGTCAAAGCAACCCCAAGTTCCGAAGCGGGCGAATTGCCCAGCGAGGAATTACTGGCCGCGATGGGACAATTCAACGAAGAATTGGTCAAAGCCGGCATCATGAAAGCCGGAGAAGGACTGAGGCCGAGTTCTGACGCCAAACGCGTTCACTTCCACGGCGCGGATCGAACCGTGACGGACGGCCCCTTCGCCGAAACGAAAGAGCTGATCGCCGGTTTCTGGCTGTGGGAAGTCGCTTCGATGGAAGAGGCGGTCGAGTGGGTCAAACGCTGCCCGAATCCGATGAGCGAAGAATCCGACATCGACATCCGACCGCTGTACGAGATGCAAGACTTCGCCGAGAACGATCCGCAAGGCGAGATGAGCGACCATGAAGACAAACTGCGTCATCAAATCGCTACCCGCGACGGCATCGTTCAACCCTATCTGTTTTTCGGCGGGCGATGCGAAGAGGCTCTGGAATTCTACAAGCACGCCATCGGCGCCACGGTTTCCATGATGATGCGGTTCAGCGAGAGCCCCGATCCCGTCCCCGACAAGATGATTCCGGGAGGCGACACGGACAAGATCATGCATGCGTCGTTTGAAGTGGGGAAGACGATGATGATGGCCTCCGACGGCTGCGGCGAACATTCGTCGTTCGAATCATTTCGTCTCGCCCTTTCCGTGCCGACTACATCGGACGCTGATCTCGTCTTCAATGCACTGGCCGATGGCGGTACCGTCGACATGCCGCTGATGAAAACGTTCTGGTCACCACGCTACGGCATGGTCACCGACAAGTTCGGCGTCGGATGGATGGTGATGGTTCCCGGTGAACCGCAAACGCCCGACGTTTAA
- a CDS encoding sulfatase family protein has product MRFVCLAFLFLSLVTTRCGAADRPNVVILLADDLGYQDIGCYGGPVKTPVLDGLADRGMRFTNFYSGCAVCSPSRATLMTGRHHIRTGVYSWIHNDSQKSHLLEREVTLAEQLHGAGYATAHFGKWHLGLPTADREKPTPRDHGFDYWFATDNNALPSHRNPENFIRNGEPVGVMEGYSCQIVVDEAIDWLDRHRRPDTPFFLNVWFHEPHQKIAAPDELVSQYGTLNERGAIYSGTIDNTDRAIGRLFAKLKKMKQFENTLFVYASDNGSYLDERTGGLRGRKGVNWEGGIRVPGIFSWPGTIPEGAVAEEPAGLVDVLPTLCGLLQIDPPAGRHLDGSDLSAVLTGQPEKFNRHQPLFWHLQKSRPIVAMRDGDYSLVAAPDYELSTNNMFQEAWIADIRSGGYRDFQLFDLKNDPRQQHDLSQDRPEIVARMKQKLLDINASVMADGTDWGDR; this is encoded by the coding sequence ATGCGTTTTGTCTGTCTTGCCTTTTTGTTTTTGTCCCTTGTCACGACGCGTTGCGGTGCAGCCGATCGTCCAAATGTCGTCATCCTTCTCGCGGACGACCTGGGGTATCAGGACATCGGCTGTTACGGCGGCCCCGTCAAGACTCCCGTACTGGATGGCTTGGCTGATCGGGGCATGCGATTCACGAATTTCTATTCCGGGTGCGCCGTCTGTTCGCCCTCGCGAGCGACCTTGATGACCGGACGGCATCACATTCGCACCGGCGTTTATAGCTGGATTCACAACGACAGCCAGAAATCGCATCTGCTGGAGCGAGAGGTCACGTTGGCCGAGCAGTTGCACGGCGCGGGGTATGCGACGGCGCACTTCGGCAAATGGCACCTCGGTTTGCCGACAGCCGATCGCGAGAAGCCGACGCCGCGGGATCACGGATTCGATTACTGGTTCGCCACCGACAACAACGCATTGCCCAGCCACCGCAACCCAGAGAATTTCATTCGCAATGGTGAGCCGGTAGGCGTGATGGAAGGCTATTCGTGCCAGATTGTTGTGGATGAAGCGATCGACTGGCTGGATCGGCATCGCCGACCGGACACTCCGTTTTTCCTAAACGTCTGGTTTCACGAACCGCATCAAAAGATCGCGGCACCGGATGAACTGGTTTCCCAATACGGAACGCTGAATGAGCGTGGAGCCATTTATTCGGGGACGATCGACAACACCGATCGCGCGATCGGTCGGCTGTTTGCAAAACTCAAGAAGATGAAACAGTTTGAAAACACGCTGTTCGTTTATGCTTCGGACAACGGCAGCTACCTGGATGAACGAACCGGCGGGCTGCGGGGCCGCAAGGGCGTCAACTGGGAAGGCGGAATCCGGGTGCCGGGAATCTTTTCTTGGCCGGGAACGATTCCCGAGGGGGCCGTCGCAGAGGAGCCCGCCGGTCTGGTCGACGTCTTACCGACGCTCTGCGGGCTGCTGCAAATCGATCCTCCGGCGGGACGTCACCTGGACGGCTCGGACCTGTCGGCGGTGTTGACGGGCCAACCGGAGAAATTCAACCGTCATCAACCGCTGTTCTGGCACCTACAGAAATCGCGTCCGATCGTGGCGATGCGAGACGGCGACTACTCGCTGGTCGCGGCGCCGGATTACGAATTGTCGACGAACAACATGTTCCAGGAGGCATGGATTGCAGACATCCGCTCGGGCGGCTACCGCGATTTTCAGCTGTTTGACCTGAAGAACGATCCACGACAGCAGCATGACTTGTCCCAAGATCGGCCCGAAATTGTTGCCCGGATGAAACAGAAACTCTTGGACATCAACGCCAGCGTGATGGCCGACGGCACGGACTGGGGTGATCGCTGA